Proteins encoded in a region of the Paracoccus alcaliphilus genome:
- the sucC gene encoding ADP-forming succinate--CoA ligase subunit beta, whose translation MNIHEYQAKQLMREYGVPVSDGRVVLKAEEAKTAASELDGPVWVVKAQIHAGGRGKGHFKEASAGEKGGVRLTRSVEEAADEVQRMLGRTLVTHQSGPAGRTVNRIYIEEGAGIARELYLALLIDRKTSHIAFVCSTEGGMDIEEVAAKTPDRIVTFTVDPATGISGFHGRRVAFALGLEGRQVRQCVELVGRLYRLFVEKDAEMLEVNPLIVTDKGELRCLDAKMGFDSNALYRQPEILALRDETEEDPKELAASKFDLNYIALDGEIGCMVNGAGLAMATMDIIKLFGAEPANFLDVGGGATTEKVTEAFKIITSDPQVKGILINIFGGIMRCDVIAEGVIAAVKEVGLKVPLVVRLEGTNVELGKKILNESGLDVIAADDLADAAQKIVAAVKEYA comes from the coding sequence TTGAACATTCACGAATATCAGGCCAAGCAGCTGATGCGGGAATACGGCGTGCCGGTTTCGGATGGGCGCGTCGTGCTGAAGGCAGAAGAGGCGAAGACAGCGGCCAGCGAACTTGACGGGCCGGTCTGGGTCGTCAAGGCTCAAATCCACGCCGGCGGACGCGGCAAGGGGCACTTCAAGGAAGCCTCGGCAGGCGAAAAGGGCGGCGTGCGTCTGACGCGCTCGGTCGAAGAGGCCGCCGATGAGGTGCAGCGCATGCTTGGCCGCACCCTCGTCACCCATCAAAGCGGGCCGGCAGGACGCACCGTCAACCGTATCTATATCGAGGAAGGCGCCGGCATCGCCCGCGAACTGTACCTCGCGCTGCTGATCGACCGGAAGACCAGCCACATCGCCTTTGTCTGCTCGACCGAAGGCGGCATGGATATCGAGGAGGTCGCGGCGAAAACCCCCGACCGCATCGTCACCTTCACCGTTGATCCCGCCACCGGCATCTCGGGTTTTCATGGCCGCCGCGTCGCCTTCGCGCTTGGTCTTGAGGGACGTCAGGTGCGCCAATGCGTCGAACTGGTCGGCCGCCTTTACCGGCTGTTCGTTGAAAAGGACGCCGAAATGCTGGAAGTCAACCCGCTGATCGTCACCGACAAGGGCGAACTGCGTTGCCTCGACGCGAAGATGGGTTTCGATTCGAACGCGCTTTATCGCCAGCCCGAAATCCTTGCTCTGCGCGACGAGACCGAGGAGGATCCGAAGGAACTGGCCGCGTCGAAATTCGACCTCAACTATATCGCGCTGGATGGCGAGATCGGCTGCATGGTCAACGGCGCCGGTCTGGCGATGGCGACCATGGACATCATCAAGCTGTTCGGCGCGGAACCGGCGAATTTCCTTGATGTCGGCGGCGGGGCGACCACCGAGAAGGTGACCGAGGCGTTCAAGATCATCACCTCGGACCCGCAGGTGAAAGGCATCCTTATCAATATCTTCGGTGGGATCATGCGTTGCGACGTCATCGCCGAGGGTGTGATCGCCGCCGTGAAGGAGGTGGGGCTGAAGGTTCCGCTGGTCGTGCGTCTGGAAGGCACCAATGTCGAGCTGGGCAAGAAGATCCTCAACGAATCGGGCCTCGATGTCATCGCGGCCGACGATCTGGCAGATGCGGCGCAAAAGATCGTCGCGGCAGTGAAGGAGTATGCGTGA
- a CDS encoding GntR family transcriptional regulator — protein MTTSIRLKPLAVSATLKDRIYNALRGAILNMNIYGEGADLRLDERKMAAELGISRTPLREAVARLEHDGYVEIRPRKGVYVRRKSLDEVLEVIVVWAAIESMAARLAVEIADDAELHSLRELGTEFGGNAARADILEYTGHNIRFHQRILDLSGCAMLISIADGLFLHMQAVRQRAMGESDRAGRSVVDHMAIIEALESRDADLASQLVREHTMRLHEHVRRTWTGLETQSGAQGMSA, from the coding sequence ATGACCACAAGCATCCGGCTTAAGCCGCTGGCGGTCAGTGCCACGCTGAAGGACCGCATCTACAATGCGCTGCGTGGCGCGATACTGAACATGAACATCTATGGCGAGGGGGCCGATCTCCGGCTTGATGAGCGCAAGATGGCGGCCGAACTTGGCATCTCGCGCACGCCGCTGCGCGAGGCGGTGGCCCGGCTGGAACATGATGGCTATGTCGAGATCCGGCCGCGCAAGGGCGTCTATGTCCGGCGCAAGTCGCTGGATGAGGTTCTCGAGGTGATCGTGGTCTGGGCCGCGATCGAAAGCATGGCGGCGCGGCTGGCGGTGGAAATCGCCGACGATGCCGAACTGCACTCGCTGCGTGAGCTTGGCACGGAATTCGGCGGCAACGCGGCGCGGGCCGATATTCTGGAATATACCGGGCACAACATCCGCTTTCACCAGCGGATCCTCGACCTCTCTGGTTGCGCGATGCTGATATCGATCGCCGATGGCCTGTTCCTGCACATGCAGGCGGTCCGGCAGCGCGCGATGGGTGAGAGCGACCGGGCCGGACGCTCGGTGGTCGATCACATGGCGATCATCGAGGCGCTGGAGAGTCGGGACGCTGATCTCGCCTCGCAGTTGGTGCGCGAACATACGATGCGGTTGCACGAGCATGTTCGGCGCACCTGGACGGGACTGGAAACCCAATCCGGGGCTCAGGGCATGTCAGCATGA
- the oxc gene encoding oxalyl-CoA decarboxylase produces the protein MNVTIQAQPTDQVEGQDALHALTDGFHLIIDALKLNDINNIYNVPGIPITDLGRLAQAEGMRVISFRHEQHAGYAASIAGYLTKKPGICLTVSAPGFLNGLTALANATTNCFPMILISGSSEREIVDLQQGDYEEMDQLAIARPHCKAAYRVLHAEDIGIGIARAIRAAVSGRPGGVYLDLPAKLLAQTMDAEEGRRSLVKVIDAAPRQIPEPKAVERAIDVLRGAKRPLIILGKGAAYAQADATIRNFVETSGIPYLPMSMAKGLLPDDHPQSAGAARSLALKEADAVVLIGARLNWLLSHGKGKSWGQPGSKKFVHIDIEPREMDSNVPIDAPLVGDVESCLEALLAQMGSNWQTPPADWTGKLGERKETNIAKMATKLNKNSAPMDFHTALAPLRRIIKDRPDVILVNEGANTLDLTRGIIDMYAPRHRLDVGTWGVMGVGMGSAIAAAVETGKPVLAIEGDSAFGFCGMEVETICRYNLPVCVVIFNNNGIYRGTDINPSGGSDVATTVFVPDSRYEMMMEAFGGVGAYATTPDELDQAVRQALESGKPTLVNAVIDPAAGTESGNIGSLNPQSALTKKA, from the coding sequence ATGAATGTGACAATCCAAGCCCAGCCCACCGATCAGGTCGAAGGCCAGGACGCGCTGCACGCGCTGACCGATGGCTTTCATCTGATCATCGATGCTCTCAAGCTGAACGATATCAACAATATCTATAACGTGCCGGGAATTCCGATCACCGATCTTGGCCGACTTGCTCAGGCCGAGGGGATGCGGGTGATTTCCTTCCGCCACGAGCAACATGCAGGCTATGCCGCGTCGATCGCAGGTTATCTGACCAAGAAGCCGGGCATCTGCCTGACCGTGTCCGCGCCGGGCTTTCTCAATGGCCTGACCGCGCTTGCCAACGCGACGACCAACTGCTTCCCGATGATCCTGATCAGCGGCTCTTCCGAGCGCGAGATCGTTGATTTGCAGCAGGGCGACTATGAAGAGATGGACCAGCTTGCCATCGCCCGGCCGCATTGCAAGGCCGCCTATCGCGTGCTTCACGCCGAGGATATCGGCATCGGTATCGCCCGCGCCATCCGCGCCGCGGTTTCCGGCCGCCCCGGCGGCGTCTATCTGGACCTGCCGGCCAAGCTTCTGGCCCAGACCATGGATGCCGAGGAGGGCCGCCGGTCGCTGGTCAAGGTTATCGACGCCGCGCCGCGCCAGATCCCCGAGCCAAAGGCGGTTGAGCGTGCCATCGACGTCCTACGCGGCGCCAAGCGCCCGCTAATCATCCTCGGCAAGGGCGCCGCCTATGCCCAGGCCGATGCCACGATCCGCAATTTCGTCGAGACCTCGGGCATCCCTTACCTGCCGATGAGCATGGCAAAGGGTTTGCTGCCTGACGACCATCCGCAATCGGCTGGCGCGGCCCGCTCGCTCGCGCTCAAGGAAGCCGACGCGGTTGTGCTGATCGGCGCGCGCCTCAACTGGCTGCTGTCGCACGGCAAGGGGAAAAGCTGGGGTCAGCCCGGCAGCAAGAAATTCGTCCATATCGATATCGAACCGCGCGAGATGGACAGCAACGTGCCGATCGACGCACCTTTGGTGGGCGATGTCGAATCCTGCCTCGAGGCGCTGCTTGCGCAGATGGGCAGCAATTGGCAGACCCCGCCAGCCGACTGGACCGGCAAGCTGGGTGAGCGCAAGGAAACCAACATCGCCAAGATGGCGACGAAGCTGAACAAGAACTCGGCGCCAATGGATTTCCACACCGCGCTTGCGCCGCTGCGCCGGATCATCAAGGACCGGCCGGACGTGATTCTTGTCAATGAAGGCGCCAATACGCTGGACCTGACCCGCGGCATCATCGACATGTATGCGCCGCGCCACCGGCTGGATGTCGGCACCTGGGGCGTGATGGGCGTCGGCATGGGCTCGGCCATCGCCGCCGCCGTCGAAACCGGCAAGCCGGTCCTTGCCATCGAGGGCGACAGTGCCTTCGGCTTCTGCGGCATGGAGGTCGAGACGATCTGCCGCTACAATCTGCCGGTCTGCGTGGTGATCTTCAACAACAACGGCATCTATCGCGGCACCGACATCAACCCGAGCGGCGGATCCGACGTGGCCACCACCGTCTTCGTCCCCGACTCGCGTTACGAGATGATGATGGAAGCCTTCGGCGGCGTCGGCGCCTATGCCACCACGCCGGATGAACTCGATCAGGCGGTGCGGCAGGCCCTCGAATCCGGCAAGCCGACCCTCGTGAATGCGGTGATCGATCCGGCCGCCGGCACCGAAAGCGGCAATATCGGCAGCCTCAACCCACAAAGCGCGCTGACCAAGAAAGCTTAA
- the frc gene encoding formyl-CoA transferase: MKALEGIKVLDFTHVQSGPTCTQLLAWLGADVIKVERAGVGDATRQQLVDKPGADSLYFTMLNHNKRSLELNTKSDEGKEVLTRLVETCDVLVENFAPGALDRMGFGWENIQKINPRMIMASVKGFGPGRYEDCKVYENVAQCAGGSASTTGWRDDRPMVTGAQIGDSGTGLHLAFGILAALFQREKSGRGQRVLAAMQDGVLNLCRVKLRDQQRLAAGPLDEYSQFGEGIEFGDSVPRAGNDSGGGQPGRILKCKGWETDPNAYTYFITQAAVWKHVCDVIGKPEWKDDPDYATPKARLPRLNEIFEAIEAWTMTKTKFEVMDICNPLDIPVGPILSMKEIAEDPDLRKTGTIVEVDHPQRGKYLTVGCPVKLSDSPVEVSRSPLLGEHTVEILEGVLGYSGADLDRIVGSGAVGKVGAVAAE; the protein is encoded by the coding sequence ATGAAGGCTCTCGAAGGTATCAAGGTTCTGGATTTCACCCACGTTCAGTCCGGTCCGACCTGCACCCAGCTTCTTGCCTGGCTCGGCGCCGATGTCATCAAGGTAGAGCGCGCCGGTGTCGGCGACGCCACGCGCCAGCAGCTGGTGGACAAGCCGGGTGCGGACAGCCTGTACTTCACGATGCTGAACCACAACAAACGCTCACTGGAACTGAACACCAAAAGCGACGAGGGCAAGGAGGTGCTGACCAGACTGGTCGAAACCTGCGATGTTCTGGTCGAGAACTTCGCGCCGGGCGCGCTGGACCGGATGGGTTTCGGCTGGGAGAATATCCAGAAGATCAACCCGCGCATGATCATGGCATCGGTCAAGGGCTTCGGCCCCGGTCGCTATGAGGACTGCAAGGTCTATGAGAACGTCGCTCAATGCGCCGGTGGCTCGGCCTCGACGACGGGCTGGCGCGATGACCGCCCGATGGTGACCGGCGCGCAGATCGGCGATTCCGGCACCGGCCTGCACCTTGCCTTCGGCATTCTGGCGGCGCTGTTTCAGCGCGAAAAGTCGGGGCGCGGGCAGCGGGTGCTGGCTGCCATGCAGGATGGCGTTCTCAACCTCTGCCGTGTGAAGCTGCGCGACCAGCAGCGTCTCGCCGCGGGCCCGCTGGATGAATATTCGCAGTTCGGCGAGGGGATCGAGTTCGGCGATTCGGTGCCGCGCGCGGGCAACGATTCAGGCGGCGGCCAGCCGGGCCGGATCCTGAAGTGCAAGGGCTGGGAGACCGATCCGAACGCCTACACCTACTTCATCACTCAGGCGGCGGTCTGGAAGCATGTCTGCGATGTGATCGGCAAGCCGGAATGGAAGGACGATCCCGACTATGCGACGCCCAAAGCGCGGCTGCCGCGGCTGAACGAGATCTTCGAGGCGATCGAGGCCTGGACGATGACCAAGACCAAGTTCGAGGTCATGGACATCTGCAACCCGCTGGACATCCCGGTCGGTCCGATCCTCAGCATGAAGGAAATCGCCGAGGACCCGGATCTGCGCAAAACTGGTACCATTGTCGAGGTGGACCATCCGCAGCGTGGCAAATACCTTACTGTTGGTTGCCCCGTAAAGCTGTCCGACAGCCCGGTTGAAGTTTCCCGGTCGCCGCTTCTGGGAGAGCACACGGTCGAGATCCTGGAAGGGGTGCTTGGCTATTCCGGGGCCGATCTGGACCGGATCGTTGGCTCAGGCGCGGTCGGCAAGGTTGGCGCGGTCGCGGCGGAGTAA
- a CDS encoding ketopantoate reductase family protein, with amino-acid sequence MTYRILILGASYGSLLGTKLLMAGHDVSLVCRAPTAALINDEGTEVRIRLRDEDEHRRIRSADLPGKLNALTPEEVDPDAFDMVGLAMQEPQYGVQNIRELVGRIAAARKPCLSIMNMPPLAYLRRLPDLQVGPLAASFSNPGIWDDFEPDLVTLCSPDPQAYRPPDEAPNVLHVGLPTNFRAAKFGDAAANTILSELEADIEAVRLDGKDVPVKIRVFDSLFVPLAKWSMLLTGNYRCVTRDGVRPIRDAVYEDPEVSRKMYDLVDDIARKLGAAPEDQVPFEKYAKAAEQLLNPSSVARAVAAGAVEIERVDKLVQLIGRDLGISSPEIDEMVSVIDARLAENNSSSAARAAAG; translated from the coding sequence ATGACCTACCGCATTCTTATTCTTGGTGCTTCCTACGGGTCGCTTCTCGGTACGAAGCTGTTGATGGCCGGGCACGATGTGTCGCTGGTCTGCCGCGCACCGACCGCCGCCCTGATCAACGATGAAGGCACCGAGGTGCGGATCCGGCTGCGCGACGAGGACGAGCATCGTCGGATCCGCTCTGCGGACCTGCCCGGCAAGCTTAACGCGCTGACACCCGAAGAGGTCGATCCCGACGCCTTCGACATGGTCGGCCTCGCGATGCAGGAACCGCAATATGGGGTGCAAAACATCCGCGAACTGGTCGGCCGCATCGCTGCCGCCAGAAAGCCGTGCCTTTCCATCATGAACATGCCGCCGCTGGCCTATCTGCGACGGCTGCCGGACCTTCAGGTCGGCCCCCTTGCGGCCAGCTTCTCGAATCCGGGGATATGGGATGATTTCGAGCCCGACCTCGTGACGCTTTGCAGCCCTGACCCGCAGGCCTATCGGCCGCCCGATGAGGCGCCGAACGTCCTGCATGTCGGGTTGCCGACCAACTTCCGCGCGGCGAAATTCGGCGACGCCGCCGCCAATACCATCCTGTCCGAACTGGAGGCGGATATCGAGGCCGTCCGCCTCGACGGCAAGGATGTGCCGGTGAAGATCCGCGTGTTCGATTCGCTTTTCGTGCCGCTTGCCAAGTGGAGCATGCTGCTGACCGGCAATTATCGGTGCGTCACCCGCGATGGCGTGCGGCCGATCCGCGATGCGGTCTATGAGGATCCCGAGGTGTCGCGCAAGATGTACGACCTTGTTGACGACATCGCCCGCAAGCTTGGCGCGGCGCCCGAGGATCAGGTGCCGTTCGAGAAATATGCCAAGGCGGCCGAGCAACTGCTCAACCCGTCATCCGTCGCCCGTGCCGTGGCGGCCGGGGCGGTCGAAATCGAGCGCGTTGACAAACTGGTGCAGCTTATCGGCCGCGATCTGGGGATATCCAGTCCCGAGATCGACGAGATGGTGTCGGTGATCGACGCCAGACTGGCCGAAAACAACAGCTCTTCCGCGGCTCGGGCCGCCGCTGGCTGA